The Penaeus vannamei isolate JL-2024 chromosome 39, ASM4276789v1, whole genome shotgun sequence genome window below encodes:
- the LOC113809530 gene encoding pro-resilin-like, translated as MNAKFFLLLVVVASAAAQRRPYAYRAPESSEESYESTEAKYNFQWAVSDDSSSNEFGHQEARDGDDTQGSYYVQLPDGRLETVKYFVDGDSGYVAQVSYEGEARYPDSSESFESREYRPARPVYG; from the exons ATGAACGCAAAG ttcttcctcctcttggtcGTGGTGGCATCGGCCGCTGCCCAAAGACGCCCTTATGCCTACCGTGCCCCTGAG TCGTCAGAGGAATCGTACGAGTCTACTGAAGCCAAGTACAACTTCCAATGGGCCGTCAGCGATGACTCCTCAAGCAACGAGTTCGGACACCAGGAGGCCCGTGACGGCGACGACACCCAAGGATcttactacgtgcagctccccgacggccgcctggagaccgtcaagtacttcgtggacggcgactccggctacgtggcccaagtcagctacgagggcgaggctcgttACCCCGACTCGTCCGAGTCTTTTGAGTCTCGGGAGTACAGGCCAGCCAGGCCCGTCTACGGTTAA
- the LOC113809529 gene encoding pro-resilin-like, whose amino-acid sequence MNAKFFLLLVVVASAAAQRPRYAYRAPGSSEESYESTEAKYSFNWAVSDDSSSNEFGHQEARDGDDTQGSYYVQLPDGRLQTVKYFVDGDSGYVAQVSYEGEARYPDSSESFESREYRPARPVYG is encoded by the exons ATGAACGCAAAG TTTTTCCTCCTCTTGGTAGTGGTGGCATCGGCCGCCGCCCAAAGACCACGGTATGCCTACCGTGCCCCTGGG TCGTCCGAGGAATCGTACGAGTCTACTGAAGCCAAGTACAGCTTCAACTGGGCCGTCAGCGATGACTCCTCAAGCAACGAGTTCGGACACCAGGAGGCCCGTGACGGCGACGACACCcaaggatcctactacgtgcagctccccgacggccgcctgcagaccgtcaagtacttcgtggacggcgactccggctacgtggcccaagtcagctacgagggcgaggctcgttACCCCGACTCGTCCGAGTCTTTTGAGTCTCGGGAGTACAGGCCAGCCAGGCCCGTCTACGGTTAA